A segment of the Meriones unguiculatus strain TT.TT164.6M chromosome 10, Bangor_MerUng_6.1, whole genome shotgun sequence genome:
GCCAGGCCAGTGACAGCGAGGGCCATTCAGAAGTGGAAGTCAGGCGCAGGCCGGCCTCACAGTCCAGCAGGAGGAGCGGGTCCCGTGGCCAGGCAACTGACAGCGCCGAGCCATCGGGGATCCGTCAAGGTGGCCGAGGGTCCCAGTCGGGATCGCGGCCCGGGCAGGCTCAGGGCAGCCGAAGTCACGAAGACAGAGCCAGCCGCTCCGCTGGCCAGGGCCGTCGGCCGTCCAGCGAGAGTCAGGCCAGCGACAGTGAGAGCCACTCCGATATCTCGGAGGGCCGGGCACGGGGAGCCCACGGTCAGTCCGCAGCAGGCCACAGGCACGAGCAGAGACCCTCGCCAGGACACCAGGGCTCCGGGCTCTACCAGATGTACTACTACGAGGACGAACACCCCGAGTCCCAGTCCGAGCAGGAGCACCCCGAGGCCGGCCACAGGCAGCAGCATTCTGGCGGCAGGGCACCCCAGCGAGGCCGCCAGGGACAAGAGAGGGACAGCGCCGGGCACCGTGGCTCCAGCGAAGGACGCAGCTCCTCTGGCCGCCAGGAAGGGGCCCCCCGAGGAGGCTCTGGACCCCGTGGCGGACACGGCCAGGCGTCCCACAGGGAACCTGCACGGGACAGCTCTGAGCACGCCCGGTCCGGAAGGGGCCAGGCCCAGGCCCGGGGACCCTCAGGGTCCAGCCCCAGAAGGGTCCAGGAGGGACACGAGCACCACGCAGCAGACCGCGCTCGGCGCTCCGGGTCAAGCCAGGGCCGGGTAGGCTCCGAATCCCCCCAGGGCCAGGCAGGACGCAGAGGAGCAGCCGAAAGCCACAGACAACCATCTAGGCACCAAGCTGACTCTCCCCAGGGCCGCCCCAGCTCGGGCTccagaacaagacaggagtcccCCTCTGACCAGCAGTCCCCCGAAGGCGCCAGGCGCCACCCGTCCCGGAGGAGAGGAGCCCAGGAGGACAGCGCCAGCCAGGCCAGTGACAGCGAGGGCCATTCAGAAGTGGAAGTCAGGCGCAGGCCGGCCTCACAGTCCAGCAGGAGGAGCGGGTCCCGTGGCCAGGCAACTGACAGCGCCGAGCCATCGGGGATCCGTCAAGGTGGCCGAGGGTCCCAGTCGGGATCGCGGCCCGGGCAGGCTCAGGGCAGCCGAAGTCACGAAGACAGAGCCAGCCGCTCCGCTGGCCAGGGCCGTCGGCCGTCCAGCGAGAGTCAGGCCAGCGACAGTGAGAGCCACTCCGATATCTCGGAGGGCCGGGCACGGGGAGCCCACGGTCAGTCCGCAGCAGGCCACAGGCACGAGCAGAGACCCTCGCCAGGACACCAGGGCTCCGGGCTCTACCAGATGTACTACTACGAGGACGAACACCCCGAGTCCCAGTCCGAGCAGGAGCACCCCGAGGCCGGCCACAGGCAGCAGCATTCTGGCGGCAGGGCACCCCAGCGAGGCCGCCAGGGACAAGAGAGGGACAGCGCCGGGCACCGTGGCTCCAGCGAAGGACGCAGCTCCTCTGGCCGCCAGGAAGGGGCCCCCCGAGGAGGCTCTGGACCCCGTGGCGGACACGGCCAGGGGTCCCACAGGGAACCTGCACGGGACAGCTCTGAGCACGCCCGGTCCGGAAGGGGCCAGGCCCAGGCCCGGGGACCCTCAGGGTCCAGCCCCAGAAGGGTCCAGGAGGGACACGAGCACCACGCAGCAGACCGCGCTCGGCGCTCCGGGCCAAGCCAGGGCCGGGTAGGCTCCGAATCCCCCCAGGGCCAGGCAGGACGCAGAGGAGCAGCCGAAAGCCACAGACAACCATCTAGGCACCAAGCTGACTCTCCCCAGGGCCGCCCCAGCTCGGGCTccagaacaagacaggagtcccCCTCTGACCAGCAGTCCCCCGAAGGCGCCAGGCGCCACCCGTCCCGGAGGAGAGGAGCCCAGGAGGACAGCGCCAGCCAGGCCAGTGACAGCGAGGGCCATTCAGAAGTGGAAGTCAGGCGCAGGCCGGCCTCACAGTCCAGCAGGAGGAGCGGGTCCCGTGGCCAGGCAACTGACAGCGCCGAGCCATCGGGGATCCGTCAAGGTGGCCGAGGGTCCCAGTCGGGATCGCGGCCCGGGCAGGCTCAGGGCAGCCGAAGTCACGAAGACAGAGCCAGCCGCTCCGCTGGCCAGGGCCGTCGGCCGTCCAGCGAGAGTCAGGCCAGCGACAGTGAGAGCCACTCCGATATCTCGGAGGGCCGGGCACGGGGAGCCCACGGTCAGTCCGCAGCAGGCCACAGGCACGAGCAGAGACCCTCGCCAGGACACCAGGGCTCCGGGCTCTACCAGATGTACTACTACGAGGACGAACACCCCGAGTCCCAGTCCGAGCAGGAGCACCCCGAGGCCGGCCACAGGCAGCAGCATTCTGGCGGCAGGGCACCCCAGCGAGGCCGCCAGGGACAAGAGAGGGACAGCGCCGGGCACCGTGGCTCCAGCGAAGGACGCAGCTCCTCTGGCCGCCAGGAAGGGGCCCCCCGAGGAGGCTCTGGACCCCGTGGCGGACACGGCCAGGCGTCCCACAGGGAACCTGCACGGGACAGCTCTGAGCACGCCCGGTCCGGAAGGGGCCAGGCCCAGGCCCGGGGACCCTCAGGGTCCAGCCCCAGAAGGGTCCAGGAGGGACACGAGCACCACGCAGCAGACCGCGCTCGGCGCTCCGGGTCAAGCCAGGGCCGGGTAGGCTCCGAATCCCCCCAGGGCCAGGCAGGACGCAGAGGAGCAGCCGAAAGCCACAGACAACCATCTAGGCACCAAGCTGACTCTCCCCAGGGCCGCCCCAGCTCGGGCTccagaacaagacaggagtcccCCTCTGACCAGCAGTCCCCCGAAGGCGCCAGGCGCCACCCGTCCCGGAGGAGAGGAGCCCAGGAGGACAGCGCCAGCCAGGCCAGTGACAGCGAGGGCCATTCAGAAGTGGAAGTCAGGCGCAGGCCGGCCTCACAGTCCAGCAGGAGGAGCGGGTCCCGTGGCCAGGCAACTGACAGCGCCGAGCCATCGGGGATCCGTCAAGGTGGCCGAGGGTCCCAGTCGGGATCGCGGCCCGGGCAGGCTCAGGGCAGCCGAAGTCACGAAGACAGAGCCAGCCGCTCCGCTGGCCAGGGCCGTCGGCCGTCCAGCGAGAGTCAGGCCAGCGACAGTGAGAGCCACTCCGATATCTCGGAGGGCCGGGCACGGGGAGCCCACGGTCAGTCCGCAGCAGGCCACAGGCACGAGCAGAGACCCTCGCCAGGACACCAGGGCTCCGGGCTCTACCAGATGTACTACTACGAGGACGAACACCCCGAGTCCCAGTCCGAGCAGGAGCACCCCGAGGCCGGCCACAGGCAGCAGCATTCTGGCGGCAGGGCACCCCAGCGAGGCCGCCAGGGACAAGAGAGGGACAGCGCCGGGCACCGTGGCTCCAGCGAAGGACGCAGCTCCTCTGGCCGCCAGGAAGGGGCCCCCCGAGGAGGCTCTGGACCCCGTGGCGGACACGGCCAGGCGTCCCACAGGGAACCTGCACGGGACAGCTCTGAGCACGCCCGGTCCGGAAGGGGCCAGGCCCAGGCCCGGGGACCCTCAGGGTCCAGCCCCAGAAGGGTCCAGGAGGGACACGAGCACCACGCAGCAGACCGCGCTCGGCGCTCCGGGTCAAGCCAGGGCCGGGTAGGCTCCGAATCCCCCCAGGGCCAGGCAGGACGCAGAGGAGCAGCCGAAAGCCACAGACAACCATCTAGGCACCAAGCTGACTCTCCCCAGGGCCGCCCCAGCTCGGGCTccagaacaagacaggagtcccCCTCTGACCAGCAGTCCCCCGAAGGCGCCAGGCGCCACCCGTCCCGGAGGAGAGGAGCCCAGGAGGACAGCGCCAGCCAGGCCAGTGACAGCGAGGGCCATTCAGAAGTGGAAGTCAGGCGCAGGCCGGCCTCACAGTCCAGCAGGAGGAGCGGGTCCCGTGGCCAGGCAACTGACAGCGCCGAGCCATCGGGGATCCGTCAAGGTGGCCGAGGGTCCCAGTCGGGATCGCGGCCCGGGCAGGCTCAGGGCAGCCGAAGTCACGAAGACAGAGCCAGCCGCTCCGCTGGCCAGGGCCGTCGGCCGTCCAGCGAGAGTCAGGCCAGCGACAGTGAGAGCCACTCCGATATCTCGGAGGGCCGGGCACGGGGAGCCCACGGTCAGTCCGCAGCAGGCCACAGGCACGAGCAGAGACCCTCGCCAGGACACCAGGGCTCCGGGCTCTACCAGATGTACTACTACGAGGACGAACACCCCGAGTCCCAGTCCGAGCAGGAGCACCCCGAGGCCGGCCACAGGCAGCAGCATTCTGGCGGCAGGGCACCCCAGCGAGGCCGCCAGGGACAAGAGAGGGACAGCGCCGGGCACCGTGGCTCCAGCGAAGGACGCAGCTCCTCTGGCCGCCAGGAAGGGGCCCCCCGAGGAGGCTCTGGACCCCGTGGCGGACACGGCCAGGGGTCCCACAGGGAACCTGCACGGGACAGCTCTGAGCACGCCCGGTCCGGAAGGGGCCAGGCCCAGGCCCGGGGACCCTCAGGGTCCAGCCCCAGAAGGGTCCAGGAGGGACACGAGCACCACGCAGCAGACCGCGCTCGGCGCTCCGGGCCAAGCCAGGGCCGGGTAGGCTCCGAATCCCCCCAGGGCCAGGCAGGACGCAGAGGAGCAGCCGAAAGCCACAGACAACCATCTAGGCACCAAGCTGACTCTCCCCAGGGCCGCCCCAGCTCGGGCTccagaacaagacaggagtcccCCTCTGACCAGCAGTCCCCCGAAGGCGCCAGGCGCCACCCGTCCCGGAGGAGAGGAGCCCAGGAGGACAGCGCCAGCCAGGCCAGTGACAGCGAGGGCCATTCAGAAGTGGAAGTCAGGCGCAGGCCGGCCTCACAGTCCAGCAGGAGGAGCGGGTCCCGTGGCCAGGCAACTGACAGCGCCGAGCCATCGGGGATCCGTCAAGGTGGCCGAGGGTCCCAGTCGGGATCGCGGCCCGGGCAGGCTCAGGGCAGCCGAAGTCACGAAGACAGAGCCAGCCGCTCCGCTGGCCAGGGCCGTCGGCCGTCCAGCGAGAGTCAGGCCAGCGACAGTGAGAGCCACTCCGATATCTCGGAGGGCCGGGCACGGGGAGCCCACGGTCAGTCCGCAGCAGGCCACAGGCACGAGCAGAGACCCTCGCCAGGACACCAGGGCTCCGGGCTCTACCAGATGTACTACTACGAGGACGAACACCCCGAGTCCCAGTCCGAGCAGGAGCACCCCGAGGCCGGCCACAGGCAGCAGCATTCTGGCGGCAGGGCACCCCAGCGAGGCCGCCAGGGACAAGAGAGGGACAGCGCCGGGCACCGTGGCTCCAGCGAAGGACGCAGCTCCTCTGGCCGCCAGGAAGGGGCCCCCCGAGGAGGCTCTGGACCCCGTGGCGGACACGGCCAGGCGTCCCACAGGGAACCTGCACGGGACAGCTCTGAGCACGCCCGGTCCGGAAGGGGCCAGGCCCAGGCCCGGGGACCCTCAGGGTCCAGCCCCAGAAGGGTCCAGGAGGGACACGAGCACCACGCAGCAGACCGCGCTCGGCGCTCCGGGTCAAGCCAGGGCCGGGTAGGCTCCGAATCCCCCCAGGGCCAGGCAGGACGCAGAGGAGCAGCCGAAAGCCACAGACAACCATCTAGGCACCAAGCTGACTCTCCCCAGGGCCGCCCCAGCTCGGGCTccagaacaagacaggagtcccCCTCTGACCAGCAGTCCCCCGAAGGCGCCAGGCGCCACCCGTCCCGGAGGAGAGGAGCCCAGGAGGACAGCGCCAGCCAGGCCAGTGACAGCGAGGGCCATTCAGAAGTGGAAGTCAGGCGCAGGCCGGCCTCACAGTCCAGCAGGAGGAGCGGGTCCCGTGGCCAGGCAACTGACAGCGCCGAGCCATCGGGGATCCGTCAAGGTGGCCGAGGGTCCCAGTCGGGATCGCGGCCCGGGCAGGCTCAGGGCAGCCGAAGTCACGAAGACAGAGCCAGCCGCTCCGCTGGCCAGGGCCGTCGGCCGTCCAGCGAGAGTCAGGCCAGCGACAGTGAGAGCCACTCCGATATCTCGGAGGGCCGGGCACGGGGAGCCCACGGTCAGTCCGCAGCAGGCCACAGGCACGAGCAGAGACCCTCGCCAGGACACCAGGGCTCCGGGCTCTACCAGATGTACTACTACGAGGACGAACACCCCGAGTCCCAGTCCGAGCAGGAGCACCCCGAGGCCGGCCACAGGCAGCAGCATTCTGGCGGCAGGGCACCCCAGCGAGGCCGCCAGGGACAAGAGAGGGACAGCGCCGGGCACCGTGGCTCCAGCGAAGGACGCAGCTCCTCTGGCCGCCAGGAAGGGGCCCCCCGAGGAGGCTCTGGACCCCGTGGCGGACACGGCCAGGCGTCCCACAGGGAACCTGCACGGGACAGCTCTGAGCACGCCCGGTCCGGAAGGGGCCAGGCCCAGGCCCGGGGACCCTCAGGGTCCAGCCCCAGAAGGGTCCAGGAGGGACACGAGCACCACGCAGCAGACCGCGCTCGGCGCTCCGGGCCAAGCCAGGGCCGGGTAGGCTCCGAATCCCCCCAGGGCCAGGCAGGACGCAGAGGAGCAGCCGAAAGCCACAGACAACCATCTAGGCACCAAGCTGACTCTCCCCAGGGCCGCCCCAGCTCGGGCTccagaacaagacaggagtcccCCTCTGACCAGCAGTCCCCCGAAGGCGCCAGGCGCCACCCGTCCCGGAGGAGAGGAGCCCAGGAGGACAGCGCCAGCCAGGCCAGTGACAGCGAGGGCCATTCAGAAGTGGAAGTCAGGCGCAGGCCGGCCTCACAGTCCAGCAGGAGGAGCGGGTCCCGTGGCCAGGCAACTGACAGCGCCGAGCCATCGGGGATCCGTCAAGGTGGCCGAGGGTCCCAGTCGGGATCGCGGCCCGGGCAGGCTCAGGGCAGCCGAAGTCACGAAGACAGAGCCAGCCGCTCCGCTGGCCAGGGCCGTCGGCCGTCCAGCGAGAGTCAGGCCAGCGACAGTGAGAGCCACTCCGATATCTCGGAGGGCCGGGCACGGGGAGCCCACGGTCAGTCCGCAGCAGGCCACAGGCACGAGCAGAGACCCTCGCCAGGACACCAGGGCTCCGGGCTCTACCAGATGTACTACTACGAGGACGAACACCCCGAGTCCCAGTCCGAGCAGGAGCACCCCGAGGCCGGCCACAGGCAGCAGCATTCTGGCGGCAGGGCACCCCAGCGAGGCCGCCAGGGACAAGAGAGGGACAGCGCCGGGCACCGTGGCTCCAGCGAAGGACGCAGCTCCTCTGGCCGCCAGGAAGGGGCCCCCCGAGGAGGCTCTGGACCCCGTGGCGGACACGGCCAGGCGTCCCACAGGGAACCTGCACGGGACAGCTCTGAGCACGCCCGGTCCGGAAGGGGCCAGGCCCAGGCCCGGGGACCCTCAGGGTCCAGCCCCAGAAGGGTCCAGGAGGGACACGAGCACCACGCAGCAGACCGCGCTCGGCGCTCCGGGCCAAGCCAGGGCCGGGTAGGCTCCGAATCCCCCCAGGGCCAGGCAGGACGCAGAGGAGCAGCCGAAAGCCACAGACAACCATCTAGGCACCAAGCTGACTCTCCCCAGGGCCGCCCCAGCTCGGGCTccagaacaagacaggagtcccCCTCTGACCAGCAGTCCCCCGAAGGCGCCAGGCGCCACCCGTCCCGGAGGAGAGGAGCCCAGGAGGACAGCGCCAGCCAGGCCAGTGACAGCGAGGGCCATTCAGAAGTGGAAGTCAGGCGCAGGCCGGCCTCACAGTCCAGCAGGAGGAGCGGGTCCCGTGGCCAGGCAACTGACAGCGCCGAGCCATCGGGGATCCGTCAAGGTGGCCGAGGGTCCCAGTCGGGATCGCGGCCCGGGCAGGCTCAGGGCAGCCGAAGTCACGAAGACAGAGCCAGCCGCTCCGCTGGCCAGGGCCGTCGGCCGTCCAGCGAGAGTCAGGCCAGCGACAGTGAGAGCCACTCCGATATCTCGGAGGGCCGGGCACGGGGAGCCCACGGTCAGTCCGCAGCAGGCCACAGGCACGAGCAGAGACCCTCGCCAGGACACCAGGGCTCCGGGCTCTACCAGATGTACTACTACGAGGACGAACACCCCGAGTCCCAGTCCGAGCAGGAGCACCCCGAGGCCGGCCACAGGCAGCAGCATTCTGGCGGCAGGGCACCCCAGCGAGGCCGCCAGGGACAAGAGAGGGACAGCGCCGGGCACCGTGGCTCCAGCGAAGGACGCAGCTCCTCTGGCCGCCAGGAAGGGGCCCCCCGAGGAGGCTCTGGACCCCGTGGCGGACACGGCCAGGCGTCCCACAGGGAACCTGCACGGGACAGCTCTGAGCACGCCCGGTCCGGAAGGGGCCAGGCCCAGGCCCGGGGACCCTCAGGGTCCAGCCCCAGAAGGGTCCAGGAGGGACACGAGCACCACGCAGCAGACCGCGCTCGGCGCTCCGGGCCAAGCCAGGGCCGGGTAGGCTCCGAATCCCCCCAGGGCCAGGCAGGACGCAGAGGAGCAGCCGAAAGCCACAGACAACCATCTAGGCACCAAGCTGACTCTCCCCAGAGCCGCCCCAGCTCGGGCTccagaacaagacaggagtcccCCTCTGACCAGCAGTCCCCCGAAGGCGCCAGGCGCCACCCGTCCCGGAGGAGAGGAGCCCAGGAGGACAGCGCCAGCCAGGCCAGTGACAGCGAGGGCCATTCAGAAGTGGAAGTCAGGCGCAGGCCGGCCTCACAGTCCAGCAGGAGGAGCGGGTCCCGTGGCCAGGCAACTGACAGCGCCGAGCCATCGGGGATCCGTCAAGGTGGCCGAGGGTCCCAGTCGGGATCGCGGCCCGGGCAGGCTCAGGGCAGCCGAAGTCACGAAGACAGAGCCAGCCGCTCCGCTGGCCAGGGCCGTCGGCCGTCCAGCGAGAGTCAGGCCAGCGACAGTGAGAGCCACTCCGATATCTCGGAGGGCCGGGCACGGGGAGCCCACGGTCAGTCCGCAGCAGGCCACAGGCACGAGCAGAGACCCTCGCCAGGACACCAGGGCTCCGGGCTCTACCAGATGTACTACTACGAGGACGAACACCCCGAGTCCCAGTCCGAGCAGGAGCACCCCGAGGCCGGCCACAGGCAGCAGCATTCTGGCGGCAGGGCACCCCAGCGAGGCCGCCAGGGACAAGAGAGGGACAGCGCCGGGCACCGTGGCTCCAGCGAAGGACGCAGCTCCTCTGGCCGCCAGGAAGGGGCCCCCCGAGGAGGCTCTGGACCCCGTGGCGGACACGGCCAGGGGTCCCACAGGGAACCTGCACGGGACAGCTCTGAGCACGCCCGGTCCGGAAGGGGCCAGGCCCAGGCCCGGGGACCCTCAGGGTCCAGCCCCAGAAGGGTCCAGGAGGGACACGAGCACCACGCAGCAGACCGCGCTCGGCGCTCTGGGCCAAGCCAGGGCCGGGTAGGCTCCGAATCCCCCCAGGGCCAGGCAGGACGCAGAGGAGCAGCCGAAAGCCACAGACAACCATCTAGGCACCAAGCTGACTCTCCCCAGGGCCGCCCCAGCTCGGGCTccagaacaagacaggagtcccCCTCTGACCAGCAGTCCCCCGAAGGCGCCAGGCGCCACCCGTCCCGGAGGAGAGGAGCCCAGGAGGACAGCGCCAGCCAGGCCAGTGACAGCGAGGGCCATTCAGAAGTGGAAGTCAGGCGCAGGCCGGCCTCACAGTCCAGCAGGAGGAGCGGGTCCAGCTTAGGTGTCCAGGGGTCATCTGCTGCTGGACAGTTAGGAGAAATTTCAAGTGATAGGTCAAGACACTTGGAATTCAGTCAGTTACAGAGATATTATTACtattaaggaaaacaaaatgtgCACCAGAAAGAATGTTTAAAATCATGCTGGAATATGTCTTTTCTTTATGACATTTTGgttattggttttcttttctttttcttttttgttaaattaCTCCATATTTTCTTTTCGGGGTGGTAGTTtcttcttattttatgtatattttgggCAAATATTTGTTAATTAGAGTATTTCTTGTGAGGATAATCATAGTATTTTTCATATTTGGTGGAAGTGTTAGTTCCTTCATCTTGACAGTTTCTTTTCCTGATTCACTTAAAATATTATtagtaatagtagtagtagttttttggtcttttttttttttgtctttttttcctgaaacctttaaaatacaaattcattgtttgttttggatttcaAAGTTTCATGCATGCAATTGGAGTTTATAATGTGTGTCTCTTTGGATGGTATTAGATCTGTCTATTCTTCAGCTGCTGGAACACATTGGACATACCCAATTCACCTCAGTAAACatcataataatttaaaaaaataaacaattggcTATCTTACACTGTTTGTCTCTTTCATGCTTCATTTCGTTGACTTTTTTTCTGCATATctgaaacacatttttaaaactttgtagAAAAACTAATGatgaat
Coding sequences within it:
- the Flg gene encoding filaggrin; the protein is MSTLLENITGIIGIFHQYSQNDDEKKTLSKEELKELLEVELRAVLKNPDDEDIGEVFMQMLDVDHDEKIDFTEYLLMVLKLAEAYYESVQKKSIQTKGKRRRSKPHYEGVEEDGEEEEEEERTHRSPHGRRVGKNKNDRSKSPKERRDKKHKSSKRNKERHTNTHEKTKICGQYFDARGDNNSGLYQMYYYEDEHPESQSEQEHPEAGHRQQHSGGRAPQRGRQGQERDSAGHRGSSEGRSSSGRQEGAPRGGSGPRGGHGQGSHREPARDSSEHARSGRGQAQARGPSGSSPRRVQEGHEHHAADRARRSGSSQGRVGSESPQGQAGRRGAAESHRQPSRHQADSPQGRPSSGSRTRQESPSDQQSPEGARRHPSRRRGAQEDSASQASDSEGHSEVEVRRRPASQSSRRSGSRGQATDSAEPSGIRQGGRGSQSGSRPGQAQGSRSHEDRASRSAGQGRRPSSESQASDSESHSDISEGRARGAHGQSAAGHRHEQRPSPGHQGSGLYQMYYYEDEHPESQSEQEHPEAGHRQQHSGGRAPQRGRQGQERDSAGHRGSSEGRSSSGRQEGAPRGGSGPRGGHGQASHREPARDSSEHARSGRGQAQARGPSGSSPRRVQEGHEHHAADRARRSGSSQGRVGSESPQGQAGRRGAAESHRQPSRHQADSPQGRPSSGSRTRQESPSDQQSPEGARRHPSRRRGAQEDSASQASDSEGHSEVEVRRRPASQSSRRSGSRGQATDSAEPSGIRQGGRGSQSGSRPGQAQGSRSHEDRASRSAGQGRRPSSESQASDSESHSDISEGRARGAHGQSAAGHRHEQRPSPGHQGSGLYQMYYYEDEHPESQSEQEHPEAGHRQQHSGGRAPQRGRQGQERDSAGHRGSSEGRSSSGRQEGAPRGGSGPRGGHGQGSHREPARDSSEHARSGRGQAQARGPSGSSPRRVQEGHEHHAADRARRSGPSQGRVGSESPQGQAGRRGAAESHRQPSRHQADSPQGRPSSGSRTRQESPSDQQSPEGARRHPSRRRGAQEDSASQASDSEGHSEVEVRRRPASQSSRRSGSRGQATDSAEPSGIRQGGRGSQSGSRPGQAQGSRSHEDRASRSAGQGRRPSSESQASDSESHSDISEGRARGAHGQSAAGHRHEQRPSPGHQGSGLYQMYYYEDEHPESQSEQEHPEAGHRQQHSGGRAPQRGRQGQERDSAGHRGSSEGRSSSGRQEGAPRGGSGPRGGHGQASHREPARDSSEHARSGRGQAQARGPSGSSPRRVQEGHEHHAADRARRSGSSQGRVGSESPQGQAGRRGAAESHRQPSRHQADSPQGRPSSGSRTRQESPSDQQSPEGARRHPSRRRGAQEDSASQASDSEGHSEVEVRRRPASQSSRRSGSRGQATDSAEPSGIRQGGRGSQSGSRPGQAQGSRSHEDRASRSAGQGRRPSSESQASDSESHSDISEGRARGAHGQSAAGHRHEQRPSPGHQGSGLYQMYYYEDEHPESQSEQEHPEAGHRQQHSGGRAPQRGRQGQERDSAGHRGSSEGRSSSGRQEGAPRGGSGPRGGHGQASHREPARDSSEHARSGRGQAQARGPSGSSPRRVQEGHEHHAADRARRSGSSQGRVGSESPQGQAGRRGAAESHRQPSRHQADSPQGRPSSGSRTRQESPSDQQSPEGARRHPSRRRGAQEDSASQASDSEGHSEVEVRRRPASQSSRRSGSRGQATDSAEPSGIRQGGRGSQSGSRPGQAQGSRSHEDRASRSAGQGRRPSSESQASDSESHSDISEGRARGAHGQSAAGHRHEQRPSPGHQGSGLYQMYYYEDEHPESQSEQEHPEAGHRQQHSGGRAPQRGRQGQERDSAGHRGSSEGRSSSGRQEGAPRGGSGPRGGHGQGSHREPARDSSEHARSGRGQAQARGPSGSSPRRVQEGHEHHAADRARRSGPSQGRVGSESPQGQAGRRGAAESHRQPSRHQADSPQGRPSSGSRTRQESPSDQQSPEGARRHPSRRRGAQEDSASQASDSEGHSEVEVRRRPASQSSRRSGSRGQATDSAEPSGIRQGGRGSQSGSRPGQAQGSRSHEDRASRSAGQGRRPSSESQASDSESHSDISEGRARGAHGQSAAGHRHEQRPSPGHQGSGLYQMYYYEDEHPESQSEQEHPEAGHRQQHSGGRAPQRGRQGQERDSAGHRGSSEGRSSSGRQEGAPRGGSGPRGGHGQASHREPARDSSEHARSGRGQAQARGPSGSSPRRVQEGHEHHAADRARRSGSSQGRVGSESPQGQAGRRGAAESHRQPSRHQADSPQGRPSSGSRTRQESPSDQQSPEGARRHPSRRRGAQEDSASQASDSEGHSEVEVRRRPASQSSRRSGSRGQATDSAEPSGIRQGGRGSQSGSRPGQAQGSRSHEDRASRSAGQGRRPSSESQASDSESHSDISEGRARGAHGQSAAGHRHEQRPSPGHQGSGLYQMYYYEDEHPESQSEQEHPEAGHRQQHSGGRAPQRGRQGQERDSAGHRGSSEGRSSSGRQEGAPRGGSGPRGGHGQASHREPARDSSEHARSGRGQAQARGPSGSSPRRVQEGHEHHAADRARRSGPSQGRVGSESPQGQAGRRGAAESHRQPSRHQADSPQGRPSSGSRTRQESPSDQQSPEGARRHPSRRRGAQEDSASQASDSEGHSEVEVRRRPASQSSRRSGSRGQATDSAEPSGIRQGGRGSQSGSRPGQAQGSRSHEDRASRSAGQGRRPSSESQASDSESHSDISEGRARGAHGQSAAGHRHEQRPSPGHQGSGLYQMYYYEDEHPESQSEQEHPEAGHRQQHSGGRAPQRGRQGQERDSAGHRGSSEGRSSSGRQEGAPRGGSGPRGGHGQASHREPARDSSEHARSGRGQAQARGPSGSSPRRVQEGHEHHAADRARRSGPSQGRVGSESPQGQAGRRGAAESHRQPSRHQADSPQGRPSSGSRTRQESPSDQQSPEGARRHPSRRRGAQEDSASQASDSEGHSEVEVRRRPASQSSRRSGSRGQATDSAEPSGIRQGGRGSQSGSRPGQAQGSRSHEDRASRSAGQGRRPSSESQASDSESHSDISEGRARGAHGQSAAGHRHEQRPSPGHQGSGLYQMYYYEDEHPESQSEQEHPEAGHRQQHSGGRAPQRGRQGQERDSAGHRGSSEGRSSSGRQEGAPRGGSGPRGGHGQASHREPARDSSEHARSGRGQAQARGPSGSSPRRVQEGHEHHAADRARRSGPSQGRVGSESPQGQAGRRGAAESHRQPSRHQADSPQSRPSSGSRTRQESPSDQQSPEGARRHPSRRRGAQEDSASQASDSEGHSEVEVRRRPASQSSRRSGSRGQATDSAEPSGIRQGGRGSQSGSRPGQAQGSRSHEDRASRSAGQGRRPSSESQASDSESHSDISEGRARGAHGQSAAGHRHEQRPSPGHQGSGLYQMYYYEDEHPESQSEQEHPEAGHRQQHSGGRAPQRGRQGQERDSAGHRGSSEGRSSSGRQEGAPRGGSGPRGGHGQGSHREPARDSSEHARSGRGQAQARGPSGSSPRRVQEGHEHHAADRARRSGPSQGRVGSESPQGQAGRRGAAESHRQPSRHQADSPQGRPSSGSRTRQESPSDQQSPEGARRHPSRRRGAQEDSASQASDSEGHSEVEVRRRPASQSSRRSGSSLGVQGSSAAGQLGEISSDRSRHLEFSQLQRYYYY